A part of Melospiza georgiana isolate bMelGeo1 chromosome 16, bMelGeo1.pri, whole genome shotgun sequence genomic DNA contains:
- the VASN gene encoding vasorin, protein MPPPAPGAAREGSARPAAAALPPWTDRPPRTAPHRPPRADTMKQLILCTLLLLARGELAGACPAGCQCHDTKTILCAARRGQTVPQGLPPSTLSLYVFENGITTLSEDSFAGLPALQLLDLSQNKITSIQRNIFQPLTELVNLDLSSNQLQEITNETFHGLRLLERLYLQTNRIQHIHAAAFDTLENLLELKLQHNQLRAVPPLDLPNLLLLDISWNKIPAIAPGAFHAVSIESLKIAGLGLTSLNEELFQVQNNLHELDISDNLLERVPAVLRRLGSLTRLSLAGNARISQLPAEDFQSLHNLQELDISNLNINTIPRDFSGFFPRLRAVTAAGNPFNCICQMSWLVQWVNTSGVLLRRPEETRCHFPPKNSGKLLHHLQYTDFGCPTTTPTPTTARTTTLPPPTPPPSTHRPPPPPSTAAPTPRPGEPQGSSTLVPFSGAPAPTSPPAPICPPRTCLNGGTCHLGAQNLLECLCPTGFAGVYCEVEARGTTAAPGTPALPPAQRVSIAQVGSTSLKVDLHSYTQSKAQLKGIRLSYRNLSGPDKRAVMLRLPASLSEYTVRALKPNCTYRVCIGALGEAPKEEHCAEAHTLPLSLQQHSPVTQSQDPNLALILVPALAAMLLLLVVVTAAMYYCRHRRAKARAGAGADTGPLELEGVKACLENGDLSSHGCKVPEAAMLSGGSECEVPLMQSHYPSNNNTPGLKPSYF, encoded by the exons ATGCCGCCCCCCGCGCCCGGCGCCGCCAGAGAGGGGAGCGCTCGCCCGGCCGCCGCTGCGCTGCCGCCATGGACTGACCGCCcgccccgcacggccccgcaCCGCCCGCCACG agctgacacCATGAAGCAGCTGATCCTTTGCACCCTGCTCCTCTTGGCCCGTGGGGAGCTGGCCGGGGCATGTCCTGCAGGCTGCCAGTGCCATGACACCAAGACCATCCTGTGTGCAGCCAGGCGGGGCCAGACGGTACCCCAGGGGCTGCCCCCCAGCACCCTGTCCCTCTACGTCTTTGAGAACGGCATCACAACGCTCAGCGAGGACAGCTTTGCAGGGCTGCCTGCCCTCCAGCTCCTGGACCTCTCACAGAACAAGATCACCAGCATCCAGAGAAACATCTTCCAGCCCCTGACGGAGCTCGTCAACTTGGACCTGTCCTCCAACCAGCTGCAGGAGATCACCAATGAGACCTTCCATGGGCTGCGGCTGCTGGAACGGCTCTACCTGCAGACGAACAGGATCCAGCACATCCACGCTGCTGCCTTTGACACGCTGGAGAATCTGCTGGAGCTAAAGCTGCAGCACaaccagctcagggctgtgccccccCTCGACCTGCCcaacctcctgctgctggacaTCAGCTGGAACAAGATCCCTGCCATTGCACCAGGGGCTTTCCATGCCGTCAGCATTGAGTCCCTGAAGATCGCAGGGCTGGGCCTGACGAGCTTAAACGAGGAGCTCTTCCAGGTCCAAAACAACCTCCACGAGCTGGACATCTCTGACAACCTGCTGGAGCGCGTCCCGGCCGTGCTGCGGCGCCTGGGCAGCCTCaccaggctcagcctggccgGCAACGCCCGCAtctcccagctgccagctgagGACTTCCAGAGCCTCCACAACCTCCAGGAGCTGGACATCAGCAACCTCAACATCAACACCATCCCTCGGGATTTCTCCGGCTTCTTCCCCAGGCTGCGGGCCGTGACGGCTGCCGGCAACCCCTTCAACTGTATCTGCCAGATGAGCTGGCTGGTGCAGTGGGTGAACACCAGCGGCGTGCTCCTGCGGCGCCCCGAGGAGACGCGCTGCCActtccccccaaaaaactcGGGAAAGCTCCTCCACCACCTGCAGTACACCGACTTTGGCTGCCCCACCACCACCCCCACGCCCACCACGGCCCGCACCACCACGCTGCCGCCGCCCACGCCGCCGCCCAGCACCcaccgcccgccgccgccccccagCACCGCCGCGCCCACCCCGAGGCCCggagagccccagggcagctccacgCTGGTGCCCTTCAGCGGCGCCCCGGCCCCCACCAGCCCCCCAGCGCCCATCTGTCCCCCCCGCACGTGTCTGAACGGCGGCACCTGCCACCTGGGCGCCCAGAACCTCCTGGAGTGCCTGTGCCCCACGGGCTTCGCTGGCGTGTACTGCGAGGTGGAGGCGAGGGGAACGACGGCGGCCCCGGGCACGCCGGccctgccccctgcccagcgGGTCAGCATCGCCCAGGTGGGCAGCACCTCCCTCAAAGTGGACCTGCACAGCTACACCCAGTCCAAGGCGCAGCTGAAGGGAATCCGCCTGAGCTACCGGAACCTGTCGGGGCCGGACAAGCGGGCGGTGATGCTGCGCCTGCCGGCCTCGCTCTCCGAGTACACGGTGCGGGCGCTGAAACCCAACTGCACCTACCGCGTCTGCATCGGGGCGCTGGGCGAGGCGCCCAAGGAGGAGCACTGCGCCGAGGCACACACCCTGCccctcagcctgcagcagcactccCCTGTCACCCAGAGCCAGGACCCCAACCTCGCCCTGATCCTGGTCCCTGCGCTGGctgccatgctgctgctgctggtggtggtgacGGCCGCCATGTACTACTGCCGGCACCGCCGCGCCAAGGCTCGTGCTGGTGCTGGGGCGGACACCGGCCcgctggagctggaaggggtGAAAGCCTGCCTGGAAAACGGGGATTTGAGCAGCCACGGCTGCAAGGTGCCAGAGGCGGCCATGCTTTCTGGCGGCTCTGAGTGCGAGGTGCCGCTCATGCAGTCGCACTACCCCAGCAACAACAACACCCCGGGGCTCAAACCCTCCTACTTCTGA